A stretch of the bacterium genome encodes the following:
- a CDS encoding response regulator: protein MAEEKIKVLLIEDEKEVLELYKLKLTLDDYTVFTAESGQEGLDKALKEKPDLIYLDIKMPEMDGFEVLQHLRAEEATKDIPVVILSNFDEQDMIEKGLTLGANEYLIKSQFSPEQISSKVKNWVKD from the coding sequence ATGGCTGAAGAAAAAATCAAGGTTTTGCTAATTGAAGACGAGAAGGAAGTTTTGGAGCTTTACAAACTAAAGCTTACTTTGGATGACTATACAGTGTTTACCGCCGAGTCGGGTCAAGAAGGTCTAGACAAGGCGCTGAAAGAAAAACCTGATCTGATCTACCTTGACATCAAAATGCCGGAGATGGATGGCTTTGAAGTTCTCCAGCATTTACGTGCCGAAGAAGCAACAAAAGATATTCCTGTAGTTATTCTTTCCAATTTTGATGAACAAGATATGATCGAAAAGGGCCTAACTTTGGGAGCCAATGAATATTTAATAAAATCTCAATTCTCACCCGAACAAATTTCTTCTAAAGTAAAAAATTGGGTCAAAGATTGA